DNA sequence from the Pungitius pungitius chromosome 3, fPunPun2.1, whole genome shotgun sequence genome:
GCGCGGGTCGCTGGACCTCGGGTAGTAAAAGTATGTTGACTCAGTTCAATACAACTATTCCAAGTTTTGAGTTCTGCTGGTAAACAAATAGTTTTATCTCTATGATGTCATCGTTCATCCCTCCATAAGCAGCTTCTGTGGCCTTGAAGGCCGACTGgtggggtcaaggaggttgttacggtggaggtaggaggagagttggctAAAGAAGCTCGTTCAATAgctttggacagaaagggaagaagaggtCTGTGGTTCTTCAGGAGGTTAACGCCTCCTTCACAGAGTTTGGAAACAACCAGATAACAAAGCGCTGTGAGGGAAGGAAAATAAACGTTTCTCATCTTTTAGGTGAAAGCAGCCAAAGAAAATATTTATACCGCCCAGAAAGAATCTTTGTCTAGGcctcagaacccccccccccagtacccTAATTTACCTTGAGTAGGGTGCCCACACTTTCCCGGCTGGCTGATCGTAGGGGGGGAAtcgggggggtagggggggaaTCGGGGGAACCGCTAAGACCTCAAGACCAGTTCAGAGACAACATGCGACACGATGGATATTTCTCTTGATTTGATGAGTTGTTTTTCTCATCGTTTCACCAGACCAGGTGAAGAGCTTCAAGCAGACTGACAAGCTGCCCATCTTGAAACCCAAAGCCACCACCAAGCCGACATCCCCCGGTAGGAAGGCTTTTAGAGTCTCCAAGGCAGACCTGGTGTGGCAGGAACCCGTTGGTTCTCCCAGGAGACCTTGCTCTGTCTGAGGGGAGGAACCATCTCCTCACTTCGGTTCACTTTACTCCTGCAGCTACTCGACAGGAGACCTGGGAGGACTCGGCCCTCTTCAGGTCTCAGCCCGCCTCCAACCTGGACACCTTGGGCAAGAAGCGCTACGTGGGTAAGTACCCGGGTATTTTGACCTTCGACCCCTGACACTTGGATGcagtttgacctcctgcttctcCCAAAGCACCTCACGTCGTTTACCAGACGGGGAAGAGGCCGGACGAGCCctgctccatcagctcctcccTCAACTTCTTCCCTGTGGACGGAGCAGAAGAAGCCAACGTGACGGCTCCGCCCACGTCTCCACCGTCCAACCTCACCGTGGTGACCGTTGAGGGGTGCCCCTCCTTTGTCATCCTGGACTGGGTGAAGACGGACAACCACACTACAGGTATGTAGAAGATGAACAGtgtgaggagaagaaaagtATCTGACGGTTCTGTTGACTCTCCCCAGAGTACGAAGTCATCTCCACTGCTAAAGGACCTGATGGAGAGCAGGTCTCCATCATGACCACGAACCAGACCCACACCACGGTGGAGAACCTCCGACCCCAGAGCAGGTAAGTCCAAGGTGAATCTATCCAAGACCAAGTCTGGAGATAAACTTTTCAGTACAACAAACCCTCAATTTGCAAATCCAGATTATATTGATCTGTAGATGCTATTTTAACTTCAGAGCTCAAGAACCTTAAAACCTCTATTTGATCGATGTGGTGCtatctacagtcagatgtctcTGAGACCTTCTGATCCCCTGCTTGAACGTCAAAAACCTCCAGCTGACTGTAAAAGTCTCCTCGGATAAAACAAGCTTTTTatgcttttaatattttaaaagcaTAAGTTTCAATTGGCCTAAATAAAAGGAAGGTATTTGGacaaaacgtttttattttcttaaaagttGTTGACATCTAATAGCAGCTCTAAAGTATCTAAAGATCCTTTTTCCTTTGTGAACCCTGTGGTTCAATAACTGGACCCTTTCTCTGCTGATAGTTATGAGTTCAAGGTGCAGCCAAAGAACCAGCTGGGTGCAGGTCCCCCCAGTGACCCCGTGACCTTTGACACAGAGTCAGGTAAGataacacatttcaaaataaaagccagcaCAGACCGCTCCTCAGACTCCTTAATGAAAACACTTGTTTGTTTCCTTGTCAGCGGACCCTCGAGTGAGCGAGAAGGTCTCCGGTAGGAATCTGAAACCAAAGCGTCAGCAAAGCTTCAGTTGATCAACACGTTCTGATGGTCTTCAATAATCTCTGCAGGCAAAGACGCAATCTGGACTCGGTTCCCCTTCAAGACGGACTCTCCCTCCGATTGTCACGGGAAGCAGTACGTGAAGAGAACCTGGTACCGGAAGTATGTGGGGGTCCAGCTGTGCAACTCGCTCCGGTATAAGATCTACCTGAGCGACTCCCTCAGCGGTGGGTGGCCTGAACCCATCCCGCCTCAGGTCGGGTCCAACTGGAGCAACTTCTGAGCTGGTTCTGTGTTTGTTGCCCAGCAGGTAAGTTCCTTGACATCGGAGATCAAACTGGGTTCGGCGAGGATCACTGTCAGTTTGTGGATTCGTTTCTGGATGGAAGAACGGGTCGGCAGCTCAAAGCACACCAGCTCCCACCCAGACCTGGTGAGTCCTTTAAAGTTCTGGTCCCATCTGAAACTGGTAGACCCTCTAACAGAAGTAAAACTCCTCCTTACTGTTCACTTGTTGTTGGTCCTGGTCCAGGTTTCTACAGAGCCATGCGTCAGGAGCCGGTCCACTTTGGACAGATAGGAGGACCCTCCCAGGTGAACTACGTCTCGTGGTACGAGTGTGGGGTCCCCATCCCCGGGAAATGGTGAGCAGATCCACCTCCACCCCAGAAAAGGAACCCATGTCCGAACCGGGTCAGAACAGCCAGaggaactaaaaaaaacatttacaactCTTACCCACCAGAGAGCTTTGTTAAATACAAGTAATGTgtactacattttattttgtgtaaatcAGGGGAAGCCTGGAAAACTATTTTTATAACTTATTTATCACTTAGAAATCTACACGAGGTGATTCTTTTGTTCCTGTGGATGTTTTCTTTATTCTCACCTCTCGTCAGTTTTAAGGATAAAAGTAAAACTGTAGATTCTGAGACTAAAGCCGGGTTCACGTTATCTTCAGCAGGAGCTAATCCTTACACTTTgataataatcatttaaatacattaaacaatTCTGTAAATGAGCTTCATCAGATGTCTTCACCCACTATttgcacaacaaaaatgtaGTTATGTAtattatgttttaaaataattactttAAGAAAAAGGAtgtctttaaaaagtgttttaagtGCAGTGACCAATGTACTAATGTACTACTTTAGTTAGTAATGTACCACGGGTTCTCCCAAAATATACCAAGAGGTAAAAGGTATCGGTAGAACACGTGACAGGTCACACGACAGGTCACATGACAGGTCACATGACACGAGATACAGCAGCATCAACGTAAAAGAACGCTAACGCAGGTGGTTATTACAGTAGCTAACATGAGTAGTTAATAACCTGTTGTTGAGTGTTGAAGCAAACTATAAACCATGAACACAacaaatcgattattaaaagggTTTAATGTCATTATCAGTTTTATCGATTGGTTGTTTACCCTCACGAGGCCTTTCTTCTTCAGTGGTGgtaaaatgttctttaaaaGCATCCGATAAAGCTAATGGTGTAAAATGTCGACTTCCTTTTACCCACCAGATCTGCTTTATAAGAGAAGTCAGATGTTTCCATAGTGAAGTTAAGCTAAAGCAGTAACGCTttattttggaagatttttgcTTCCTCTACACGAAGCAGATGATTAGAACACTTTGGTATTAAACTTGATGTtttgatttgttaaaaaataaaatctttattTTGGGTTTCTTACACTCTCTGTTGTTTTGAAGTCATAATTCTGTGGAATGTACCGGATGTCGAGCTGTGATCCTGATGGACGAACACGAGTCGATAAGCGTTTTCTGGTTAAATGTCCGCTAACGTGAGTAAGAGGACGTTCTTTATTGTGTAAATAAACATACTGAAAATAATGGATTATAAGAAAATCATATTAGATATCTAATTTAAATGAAACTAATAATACAATAGTACTATTAAGAAAGAAATAATGTGTGAAATAACACCAGAACCTACTTATTTAATAAATAGTTTTACTATATCAAAACGCAAACTTCATGTCCTAATTCACACAAGAATATATGAAGAATAAACCCCCTTTAATCAGATGCGACGGATGACCTCACTTTTccaactgcagggacagacaacgtgtcgccatggcaacgagTGACGTTTCATTTGACAGGAAGTAAAAAGAAGGTTTTACtctgataaaaataaaatgttacgtGTAACTTGTAGCtcagtgtttttaataaatgattgtTATCCTTATGCTTTCAACGTCATCAACGAGGTCAATTGTGAAAAATCGCTGACGCATCgtgttttaaaaaggtaattttcTTTGATTCAGCGTTGCAGCCCCACAGGAAGCTGAGGTTTTTAAGGTTGAACTATTTCATCACCGAACCGAACCGTAGAGAATTAAATGAATTCACAGCATTCTTCGTCCCAAAACCGTCACATCGGCAGGAagaactccccaaaaaatacaaacccttcaaagggaaaaggagaagaaaccttagtgagaaggtcagaggaggaccTCTCTGCAGGGAAGGAACCATGAAACGGGTTCTACAAAGTACACCCCTAACAGAACTTATTCAAATACTTGAGTAGTGGGCCAAGGACCACTGCAGGGTCAACCGCCCTCAGAACCACCGCCATCAGAACCGAACCATGATGACCGTAATAGtgattttattaatattttaaatggtaATAATGATTATGATAGCAGTAGCAGGTACCAGCTGGGCCACAGAtcagggtccagatagaacccTGATCTgtggaaacctgtgaggcgagaaagcacaaatactctGGAAGAAACAAAGTCAGTGAAAAGCATTGATGTTTACAGTAATATAAAGGTGAACATGGTGTTAGGGGGTTAGGTGTCcaccagggtccagacggaacCAGGATCTACAGAGACCTGCGAGGTGAGACCATAATGCATCGTGTGCGTTTCAAAGTGAAGCATCGAGGAGATGCCACGTCTCCTCCTGGTGGGTAAGAGACGTCGTCTTTAACGTGTCGTACGTTTACGCTTCCATGGCTTTGAGCTGTTCTTCGTGCGACGTTGCAAACAGTCAATTATCCTCCACTTTGCATTATGAGAGATGTGCTCATCATACACAATTATGTTATATTTGTATTAACATTTTCTAAACATGAATGTGTTTTAACTTGTAACGTCTTAATGTTAATTCTTGTAAAGTGTTTTGAACGTGTTTTTAGCATGTTGATCCGTGCTTAACACGACTTTGACTTGGCAACATCTTAACGTGGTAACTTGTgattgttcttgttcttcttaaCTTGAACCTTTAGTTCTCCACAGAAGCAGGTCCACACGGAGATtctgttcatgttttttaatgtttgatcGACTTTCTTCTCGTTTTCGTCTTGAACTGACGAACTTGTTTCCATCAAAGCTGGGTTCCAAATGGGCCCCATGGTCCAGGACCGACTAGAACCAGGTCCAAAGATACCCGATGGTTTGACCGGAGACGGGACGTCTCCAGGAGGAGGTTCTGGATGCGAGGTTCTGGCTGGTTCATATTAGTCCTTTTCCACCAATGTGGACTCCGGCCTGTAAAGACGCAGTAAACATCTCAAGGGCTTCCTGCATCCTGCAAAGAGTCTTTATAGGTAGAAAATTAGTTCAAAAGACTCTCTTAAAATGTAATGGAGTGTCCCGAGGCACTCGGGCGCCCCATGTGTCCCTGGGGGGCCCGACACTAGGACTGGGCCTCATGTGAGCTGTGTTTAATAAGgttctgctctggtttcacttaGCAACCCTTCAGGCAGAGGGTTATGTAACTGCGTCTAATGGAGGACGATGTAGGACAGAAGTACTGCGTGTACCCGGTGGAGCAGTAGTGTGAGTAGTGTTTGAGGAGGGTGATGGTACCTTAACTACAACAGGGTACCATATTACTTTTACTCCTTAGAAATCTCACACTCGCTCTGATTGGTCGAAGCGGCTCTGAGCCGATCCAGAGCTGTTTAGAGttaaaacaaagaggaaagatGAGCTTTTAGAGTcttcatgtttcatttatcacTCAGGTTGAAGCTCCAACAGAACATCTGCAGTGACCTTGTGGTCTcctgatgcatgctgggaaaaccaggagaaaaacaaagttcAAAGGTAACGGATAACCTCACATACACAGTGACATGTGGAGGAAACCCTCCAACATTGATTCATCTGCTTTTAGTCAGAGCAGCTCCAAGGTCTAATCTGCTCCCTGCCTCAGCCCCCCAAGAGGAAACAGACCCCCCCTCGCCCATCTGCAGCATTGGCCTCACATGTTGTAACCATCTGCTTTTATTGATGAGACGTTCATAGCGTGTATGTTGAAGCTCCTGGGTGTAGTGACTCAATCAGCATGACGGCCCTGATGCCTTCAGGTACACGTTTAAAGTCCCACCAGGAAAAACT
Encoded proteins:
- the LOC119212635 gene encoding target of Nesh-SH3-like, with amino-acid sequence METAALLRVLLLLLGGMGVLEGTAQKTRVTVRINATGDTIVLRFLCTSPEVKLQGFILGYGSSVFSKQFIQLPEDGEAYETELDAEPKYLVAVQPIPANDMKKHCTGTVDLEKPLHLAIRSVSLSAVLLSWENFLKTPYERNQCVEEGFYSIRFRERNRKWIYQSCPTSDTVVDNLKPNTSYQFSVRPNKGQHRGTWSRPVVHNTSMGDKSIQKSYKQRNPLKPHALFPPRPDQVKSFKQTDKLPILKPKATTKPTSPATRQETWEDSALFRSQPASNLDTLGKKRYVAPHVVYQTGKRPDEPCSISSSLNFFPVDGAEEANVTAPPTSPPSNLTVVTVEGCPSFVILDWVKTDNHTTEYEVISTAKGPDGEQVSIMTTNQTHTTVENLRPQSSYEFKVQPKNQLGAGPPSDPVTFDTESADPRVSEKVSGKDAIWTRFPFKTDSPSDCHGKQYVKRTWYRKYVGVQLCNSLRYKIYLSDSLSGKFLDIGDQTGFGEDHCQFVDSFLDGRTGRQLKAHQLPPRPGFYRAMRQEPVHFGQIGGPSQVNYVSWYECGVPIPGKW